A portion of the Candidatus Pristimantibacillus lignocellulolyticus genome contains these proteins:
- a CDS encoding YvcK family protein yields the protein MLIVQKVVRRPKIVVIGGGTGLSVMLRGLKEKPLDITAIVTVADDGGSSGVLRNELQIPPPGDIRNVLSALADAEPLLADVLQYRFKSGTGLAGHTLGNLMLAAMTDISGDFVTGVKQLSKVLAVRGSVLPAANRAIVLKAEMEDGTIITGESMIPKAGGAIKRVFLEPQDVEPLPEAVEAIEQADAILIGPGSLYTSIMPNLMVPKLAQAIVESEAVKLFVCNVMTQPGETDNYSVSDHLDAIYDHIGHHLFDYVIVNNGEIPPHVESKYAEIGAKAVQLDIDEVTKRGYHVIADQLVLFRTFLRHDAERLSHHIYKLVENWMLRKR from the coding sequence ATGCTCATCGTGCAGAAGGTTGTCAGACGCCCTAAAATAGTTGTGATTGGTGGAGGAACTGGCTTATCTGTAATGTTGAGAGGTTTGAAAGAAAAACCGCTTGATATTACAGCTATAGTTACAGTTGCCGACGATGGTGGTAGTTCAGGTGTTCTAAGAAATGAACTACAGATCCCTCCGCCCGGCGATATTAGAAATGTGTTGTCCGCGTTAGCAGATGCAGAGCCTTTACTTGCAGATGTATTACAATACCGTTTTAAATCAGGTACAGGATTAGCAGGGCATACCTTGGGTAATCTAATGTTAGCAGCGATGACAGACATTTCTGGGGATTTTGTAACGGGAGTTAAGCAACTTAGTAAAGTTCTAGCTGTACGAGGAAGTGTGTTGCCAGCTGCCAATCGAGCTATTGTGTTAAAGGCTGAGATGGAAGATGGAACAATTATTACTGGAGAGTCGATGATTCCTAAGGCTGGAGGAGCAATTAAGCGAGTCTTTCTTGAGCCGCAAGATGTTGAGCCTTTGCCAGAAGCCGTTGAGGCGATCGAGCAGGCAGATGCGATTCTTATCGGTCCTGGAAGTCTATACACGAGTATCATGCCGAATTTAATGGTTCCGAAATTAGCTCAAGCTATCGTTGAATCGGAAGCAGTAAAATTGTTTGTATGTAACGTCATGACACAGCCAGGTGAAACAGATAATTACTCGGTTAGTGATCATCTGGATGCAATCTATGATCATATTGGTCATCATTTATTTGATTATGTTATTGTAAATAATGGTGAAATACCTCCTCACGTAGAAAGTAAATACGCTGAGATAGGTGCAAAAGCAGTTCAATTAGATATTGATGAAGTAACAAAACGTGGTTATCATGTCATTGCGGATCAGCTCGTATTATTCCGTACTTTTCTAAGACATGATGCTGAAAGATTAAGTCATCATATTTACAAACTAGTTGAGAACTGGATGCTTAGAAAGAGGTGA
- a CDS encoding ROK family glucokinase → MSERIYVGVDVGGTTVKLGICDSEGTLLQTYEGPTEVSKGPDAILHNIAKYAKLIVEESSYEWSQVGGVGIGIAGFLDIPNGFVKNSPNLNLNNIDLKGFLEKELNTIIKVNNDANVAALGEAWAGAGRGIANCVMYTLGTGVGGGIIIEGKIVEGFQSVAGEIGHMAIVPDLEAIQCGCGKMGCLETVSSATGIIRMAKEAVARGDRTSLVDVEDIMAKDVLDAAKAGDEVATRIVNRAAYYLGRSISMMSVILNPQYYIIGGGVAKAGDFLFDQINEVFEKYTLDASKDGVKIVPAVLGNNAGVVGAAGLILRG, encoded by the coding sequence ATGTCTGAAAGAATTTATGTTGGCGTTGATGTTGGAGGTACGACTGTAAAGTTAGGAATTTGCGATTCAGAGGGTACATTATTACAAACATATGAAGGACCAACAGAGGTTAGTAAAGGACCGGATGCTATTCTTCATAATATTGCGAAATATGCTAAATTAATTGTAGAAGAATCTTCTTATGAATGGTCTCAAGTTGGCGGTGTTGGTATTGGTATTGCTGGTTTCTTAGACATCCCTAATGGGTTTGTGAAAAATTCACCTAACTTGAATTTAAATAATATTGATCTAAAAGGCTTTTTAGAGAAAGAGCTTAATACAATAATAAAAGTAAACAACGATGCAAATGTTGCAGCTCTTGGAGAAGCATGGGCTGGAGCGGGACGTGGTATCGCTAATTGCGTCATGTATACACTTGGTACTGGCGTAGGCGGAGGCATTATTATTGAAGGTAAGATTGTTGAAGGATTCCAAAGCGTTGCTGGCGAGATTGGCCATATGGCAATTGTACCTGATCTTGAAGCAATTCAATGTGGTTGTGGTAAGATGGGGTGCCTTGAAACCGTTTCTTCTGCAACCGGTATTATTCGCATGGCTAAGGAAGCTGTTGCACGTGGAGATCGTACTTCTTTAGTAGATGTTGAAGATATTATGGCAAAAGATGTACTTGATGCAGCAAAAGCAGGGGACGAAGTAGCTACACGTATCGTTAATCGTGCAGCTTATTATCTTGGTCGTTCCATATCTATGATGTCAGTTATCCTTAATCCACAATATTACATTATCGGCGGTGGTGTAGCTAAAGCTGGTGATTTCTTATTTGATCAAATTAATGAAGTGTTTGAGAAGTATACGCTTGATGCTTCAAAAGATGGAGTTAAGATTGTACCTGCGGTGCTAGGTAATAACGCTGGTGTAGTTGGTGCTGCTGGTCTAATTCTAAGAGGATAG
- a CDS encoding ribose-phosphate pyrophosphokinase produces MLSDKVRIFSGSSNPALAQKISEQLCVPLGAIKISRFKSGEIYVHYEETIRNCDVFLVQSFSHPINEHFVELLVMIDAAKRASARTINIIMPYYGYARQERKAAPREPISAKMLADVLTTVGATRVLSIDLHAPAIQGFFNIPVDHMTALDLISSYLKDKNIKNPVVVSPDAGRASTAEKLANYLDTSFAIMIKKRTAHNESSITHVIGDVAGQTPIIIEDMIDTGTTIVNVVESLKEHGAEDVYVCATHPLFSGNAISRLDHPSIKEVIVTDTIALPENTPDRFKILTVAPLLAEATKIILDGGSISTLFKNNGV; encoded by the coding sequence ATGTTAAGCGACAAGGTGCGTATATTTTCGGGTTCATCCAATCCCGCTCTAGCTCAAAAGATTAGTGAACAACTCTGTGTACCGTTAGGGGCTATTAAAATTTCCCGTTTTAAGAGTGGTGAAATTTATGTCCACTATGAAGAGACAATTCGGAATTGTGATGTGTTCTTAGTACAATCTTTTTCTCATCCGATTAACGAGCACTTCGTAGAATTGCTAGTTATGATTGATGCAGCGAAGCGTGCTTCAGCGCGTACGATTAATATTATTATGCCGTACTATGGCTATGCTCGTCAGGAGAGAAAAGCAGCTCCGCGCGAACCGATCTCAGCTAAAATGTTAGCTGATGTATTAACAACTGTAGGAGCTACTCGTGTATTGTCAATTGACCTACATGCACCTGCAATTCAAGGTTTCTTCAATATTCCTGTTGATCACATGACGGCATTAGATCTTATTAGTTCTTATTTGAAAGATAAGAATATTAAGAACCCTGTTGTCGTATCGCCAGATGCTGGTCGTGCATCTACAGCAGAAAAGCTTGCGAACTATTTGGATACATCATTTGCTATTATGATTAAGAAGCGTACGGCTCATAACGAATCATCGATTACTCACGTTATCGGTGATGTTGCAGGTCAAACACCAATCATTATAGAGGATATGATTGATACTGGTACCACAATTGTTAATGTTGTGGAAAGTCTGAAAGAACATGGTGCTGAAGATGTGTACGTATGTGCGACACACCCGTTATTCTCAGGTAATGCGATTTCGAGATTAGATCACCCTAGTATCAAAGAAGTGATCGTAACGGATACTATTGCTTTACCAGAAAATACACCAGATCGGTTTAAAATTCTGACGGTGGCACCGTTATTAGCGGAAGCTACAAAAATTATTTTAGATGGTGGTTCAATTAGTACACTATTCAAAAATAATGGTGTCTAG
- a CDS encoding tetratricopeptide repeat protein gives MNRNKKVVGEDRNIISIQMDANFFYERALRSLDRFHYDKALKYFQRAVDYEPSNPINYCNIAGVLSEIGKYGESNHILQKVIDEIDPNMTECHFYMANNFANMEFFEDAERELIQYLQEDEEGQYLEEAEEMIEFLELELERPTSITKVKARAGVYEHIRARELLEKGQYADAIQLLQTITKENPDFLAARNNLALAYYYVGFKVEGKQAIEEVLEEDPGNLHALCNLALFYHYEGETNALNSLLQALKNVDPFYQEHTFKMATTMGILKEHRIALRHFARLIKEGEAKKDPCVCHFAAVASCNIGKYDEAKKYWDMYKVIDEQSSIPQYFLILLNMMKTDPLKVSLSYSFYASVEEQMTVWEQQARERGVAIEPQFMKAFFYWALQYGDYNVKLKSIQAMEPYADEHITAAMKQFLLLPDEDDYLKKITMFFLRSMGINEAFQVMLSGQRVNVEAERIPAMPPMELIYNDLIWEEVAQLAITKTAKQYNVIEQHDMITLWINFLSKSSRTAPKLNKIEAWAAAIEYLTAKMYNRPVTYHDVALRYGTSISTVSKRVKQIDELCEVKSKMKSITSSWFVT, from the coding sequence ATGAATAGAAACAAAAAGGTAGTAGGAGAAGATCGTAATATTATTTCGATACAAATGGATGCTAACTTTTTCTATGAGCGAGCACTACGCTCCTTGGATAGATTTCACTATGACAAGGCACTCAAATATTTTCAAAGAGCCGTCGATTATGAGCCAAGCAATCCTATTAACTACTGCAATATAGCCGGTGTGTTATCTGAAATAGGTAAATACGGTGAATCCAATCATATTTTACAAAAAGTAATTGATGAAATAGATCCGAATATGACAGAGTGTCATTTCTACATGGCGAATAATTTTGCGAATATGGAGTTCTTTGAAGATGCAGAACGAGAACTTATTCAATATTTGCAAGAAGACGAGGAAGGTCAATATTTAGAGGAAGCTGAAGAAATGATTGAATTTCTTGAGCTAGAACTTGAACGACCAACTTCAATCACTAAAGTAAAAGCAAGAGCAGGTGTATATGAACATATTCGTGCACGTGAACTACTGGAGAAGGGTCAGTATGCTGACGCCATTCAATTGCTTCAAACGATTACGAAAGAAAATCCTGACTTTCTTGCTGCGCGAAATAATCTAGCACTAGCTTATTATTATGTAGGCTTTAAGGTAGAAGGGAAACAAGCGATTGAAGAAGTGCTTGAAGAGGATCCTGGTAACTTGCATGCATTATGTAATTTGGCTTTGTTCTATCACTACGAAGGTGAGACGAACGCATTAAATTCCTTACTTCAAGCTTTGAAAAATGTAGATCCATTTTATCAGGAGCATACGTTCAAGATGGCAACTACAATGGGCATTTTGAAAGAACATCGTATTGCACTTCGTCACTTTGCTCGTTTGATTAAAGAAGGGGAAGCGAAGAAAGACCCTTGTGTATGTCACTTTGCGGCAGTAGCTTCATGTAATATTGGAAAATATGATGAAGCGAAAAAATATTGGGATATGTATAAGGTGATAGATGAGCAGTCATCCATACCGCAATATTTTTTAATATTACTCAATATGATGAAGACTGACCCATTAAAAGTATCTCTTTCATATAGCTTCTATGCTTCGGTTGAAGAACAGATGACTGTATGGGAGCAGCAAGCTCGTGAGCGTGGTGTAGCTATTGAACCGCAATTTATGAAGGCATTTTTCTATTGGGCACTGCAATACGGTGATTACAATGTGAAATTGAAAAGTATTCAAGCCATGGAACCTTATGCGGATGAACATATTACTGCGGCAATGAAACAGTTTCTATTATTACCAGATGAAGATGATTATTTGAAAAAAATTACAATGTTTTTTCTTCGTTCGATGGGCATTAATGAAGCATTTCAAGTTATGCTTAGTGGACAGAGAGTAAATGTTGAAGCAGAGCGCATACCTGCAATGCCACCAATGGAGCTAATCTATAACGATCTGATCTGGGAAGAAGTCGCTCAACTTGCTATTACAAAAACAGCAAAACAATATAATGTGATCGAGCAGCATGATATGATTACATTGTGGATTAATTTTTTGAGTAAAAGCTCCAGAACTGCTCCGAAGTTGAATAAGATTGAAGCTTGGGCTGCAGCCATTGAGTATCTAACTGCTAAAATGTACAATCGGCCAGTAACGTACCATGATGTCGCGCTCAGATATGGCACAAGTATTTCTACAGTTAGCAAACGTGTTAAACAGATTGATGAATTATGTGAAGTAAAAAGCAAGATGAAGTCAATTACGTCTTCTTGGTTTGTTACTTAG
- the hisIE gene encoding bifunctional phosphoribosyl-AMP cyclohydrolase/phosphoribosyl-ATP diphosphatase HisIE, producing MSLNDIKWDSNGLVPTVVQDAQSKEVLMLAYMNEQSLTLSQESGYTWFWSRSRNELWNKGATSGHKQRIVSMSYDCDGDTLLVKVIQSGPACHTGSYSCFTNEIELAQMSAQVAIGEQDRFSMLSELEQTIAKRHAERPAGSYTTYLFDKGVDKILKKIGEESAEVIIATKKDDNDELRSEATDLIFHLSVLMRERGLSWDDIMSELKSREGKQTTNKMR from the coding sequence ATGAGTCTTAATGATATTAAATGGGATAGTAACGGGTTAGTACCTACGGTTGTCCAAGATGCTCAAAGTAAAGAAGTGCTAATGCTTGCTTATATGAATGAACAATCATTAACATTATCTCAAGAATCAGGCTACACTTGGTTTTGGAGCCGTTCTAGAAATGAGTTATGGAATAAAGGCGCAACTAGTGGACATAAGCAACGTATAGTAAGTATGTCTTATGATTGTGATGGAGACACTCTACTTGTAAAGGTTATTCAATCAGGTCCTGCATGTCACACTGGTAGCTATAGTTGCTTTACGAATGAGATTGAACTTGCACAGATGAGTGCGCAAGTTGCAATCGGCGAGCAAGACCGCTTCAGTATGCTTAGTGAACTTGAGCAAACTATTGCAAAGCGTCATGCAGAACGTCCAGCAGGATCATATACGACATATTTATTCGACAAAGGCGTCGACAAAATCTTGAAGAAAATTGGCGAAGAGAGTGCTGAAGTTATTATCGCAACGAAAAAAGATGATAATGATGAATTACGTTCTGAAGCTACCGATCTTATCTTCCATTTATCAGTGTTAATGCGCGAGCGCGGGCTATCTTGGGATGATATTATGAGTGAGCTAAAATCACGTGAAGGTAAGCAAACAACGAATAAAATGCGCTAG
- the rapZ gene encoding RNase adapter RapZ: protein MSGAGKTIAVQSLEDLGFFCVDNLPPVLIPKFAELIEQSNGKIGKVALVIDLRGREFFTSLSESLEFIDKHHTISCEILFLDAKDETLIQRYKESRRRHPMSQHSMPLEGIRAERTLLEDLKGKASLIINTSDLKPAMLKERIIDHFGQTQSTSLTVNITSFGFKYGIPLDADLVFDVRFLPNPHYIDELRPNTGQHPDVYEYVMKWPETQKFLAKLVDMLEYLIPQYDEEGKSQVVIGIGCTGGKHRSVAISEYLGTALKLKASEQIRVSHRDSERDRH from the coding sequence ATGTCTGGTGCGGGTAAAACAATTGCAGTTCAAAGCTTAGAAGATCTAGGCTTTTTCTGTGTAGACAATTTACCGCCAGTGCTTATTCCCAAATTTGCCGAATTAATAGAGCAATCTAATGGAAAGATCGGTAAGGTAGCATTAGTTATCGATTTACGCGGTAGAGAATTTTTCACTTCTTTATCCGAGTCACTTGAATTTATTGATAAGCATCATACGATTAGTTGTGAGATCCTATTTCTAGATGCGAAAGATGAAACTCTTATTCAGCGTTACAAAGAAAGTAGACGCAGACATCCTATGTCTCAGCATAGTATGCCACTAGAAGGTATACGCGCAGAACGAACGTTGCTAGAGGACCTGAAAGGCAAAGCTTCTTTAATTATTAATACGAGTGATTTGAAGCCGGCAATGTTAAAAGAACGTATTATTGATCACTTTGGTCAGACACAGTCTACATCATTAACTGTAAATATTACTTCTTTCGGGTTTAAGTATGGAATACCGCTCGATGCAGATCTTGTATTCGACGTTAGATTCTTACCAAATCCTCATTACATCGATGAGCTTCGTCCTAATACTGGTCAACATCCAGATGTATATGAGTACGTCATGAAGTGGCCTGAAACTCAAAAGTTTTTGGCTAAATTAGTAGACATGTTAGAATATCTTATTCCTCAGTATGATGAGGAAGGAAAAAGTCAGGTCGTAATCGGAATAGGGTGTACGGGTGGAAAGCATCGCTCAGTAGCTATTTCTGAGTACTTAGGTACAGCTTTGAAACTTAAAGCGTCAGAACAGATACGTGTTAGTCATCGTGATTCAGAGCGCGACAGGCATTAA
- the whiA gene encoding DNA-binding protein WhiA translates to MSFAAQTKKELTMIQTDDCCERAELAALMRMNGSVSLSSRKVVLDISTENAAIARRVYTLVKKHFAVHVELLVRKKMRLKKNNVYIVRMPERVQEILSELKIVSEGFMFTSDIDKDIIKKNCCKRSYLRGAFLAGGSVNNPEGSSYHLEISSMYEEHCKSLVDLANKFYLNARCIERKKGFIFYIKEGEKIIELLNIIGAHQALFKFEDVRIMRDMRNSVNRIVNCETANLNKTIGAAVRQIDNIKLLQREFGLDNLPDKIREVAEVRLQHPDLNLTEVGEMLKVKVSKSGVNHRLRKIDELAEKIRNGSTLS, encoded by the coding sequence ATGTCTTTTGCGGCACAGACCAAGAAGGAATTAACGATGATACAGACAGATGACTGTTGCGAAAGAGCGGAGTTAGCGGCTCTTATGCGAATGAATGGATCTGTCAGTTTATCGAGCCGCAAGGTCGTATTAGATATTTCAACGGAAAACGCTGCGATTGCTCGTAGAGTATATACACTCGTGAAGAAGCATTTTGCGGTACACGTAGAACTGCTTGTTCGTAAAAAAATGCGCTTGAAAAAGAATAATGTCTACATTGTTCGGATGCCTGAGCGAGTGCAAGAAATATTGAGTGAGTTGAAAATTGTATCTGAAGGATTTATGTTTACCTCAGATATCGACAAGGATATTATTAAGAAAAATTGCTGTAAGCGTTCCTATTTAAGAGGAGCATTTCTTGCTGGTGGTTCAGTTAATAATCCAGAAGGTTCATCATATCATTTAGAGATATCATCTATGTATGAGGAACATTGTAAGTCATTAGTCGATCTTGCGAATAAGTTTTATTTGAATGCTCGTTGCATTGAGCGCAAAAAGGGATTTATTTTCTACATCAAAGAGGGCGAAAAAATTATTGAGTTGCTGAACATTATCGGTGCGCATCAAGCCTTGTTCAAATTTGAGGATGTTAGAATAATGCGTGATATGCGTAACTCAGTGAATCGTATCGTCAACTGTGAAACAGCTAATTTGAACAAAACGATTGGTGCTGCGGTTAGACAAATCGATAATATAAAGCTTTTGCAAAGAGAATTTGGACTTGATAACTTACCTGATAAGATTCGTGAAGTGGCAGAAGTTCGCTTGCAGCATCCAGATCTTAATTTGACGGAAGTTGGAGAAATGCTTAAGGTGAAAGTAAGTAAGTCGGGTGTTAATCACCGATTACGCAAAATAGACGAACTTGCTGAAAAAATACGGAATGGTTCAACTTTATCCTAG